A single region of the Mustela lutreola isolate mMusLut2 chromosome 2, mMusLut2.pri, whole genome shotgun sequence genome encodes:
- the SH2D3A gene encoding SH2 domain-containing protein 3A isoform X2: MQVLQDGEDLASQPWYHGPLSRQKAEALLQQDGDFLVRASGSRAGRPVISCRWQGSALHFEVLHVALRPRPGRPSALFQLEDERFPSLPSLVRSYVIGQRPLSRATGAVASRPVIRHGPIRRSFSEDTLLESPARSELPRARKWSDSQPAGLEHMGRSREDHSEPGASAVPMCALPRMGSDPGLLKTPSPLGSVVDSLRASDGQLHAKAPTKPPRTPSLVLREASECPPTYCELVPRVPSAQGTPLGHTGPETEAPWWEASEEEEEENRSFVRPEAEISFWPPNNPFCLLGPQNRPLEPRVLSTLRDLFLEHHPVSTALHLLLVDCQATGLLGVTKAQRCAMGVASGLELLTLPHGHRLRLELLERHEALALAGALAVLGCAGPLEERAATLRGLVELALALRPGAAGDLPGLAAVMGALLMPQVSRLERTWRQLRRSHTEAALAFEQELKPLMRALDEGAGPCEPGEVALPHVAPAVRLLEGEELPGPLDESCERLLRTLHRARQVARDAPKFREAAARRLRGLL, translated from the exons ATGCAGGTGCTACAGGATGGAGAGGACCTTGCCAGCCAGCCCTGGTACCACGGCCCCCTGTCCCGTCAG AAGGCTGAGGCCCTCCTGCAGCAAGACGGGGACTTCTTGGTTCGAGCCTCCGGGTCCCGGGCGGGCCGCCCCGTCATCTCCTGCCGCTGGCAGGGCTCAGCCCTGCACTTCGAGGTGCTCCACGTGGCCCTGCGTCCCCGGCCAGGCCGACCCTCAGCCCTCTTCCAGCTGGAGGATGAACGGTTCCCAAGCCTGCCCTCCCTGGTTCGCAGCTATGTGATCGGGCAGCGTCCACTGTCCCGGGCCACAGGGGCTGTGGCCTCCAGACCTGTGATACGGCACGGACCCATTCGACGCAGTTTTAGTGAGGACACCCTCCTAGAGAGTCCAGCTCGGTCAGAGCTGCCTAG GGCTAGGAAGTGGAGTGACAGTCAGCCCGCAGGTTTGGAGCACATGGGGCGGTCAAGAGAAGACCACTCTGAACCAG GAGCCTCCGCTGTGCCCATGTGCGCCCTCCCTCGGATGGGTAGTGACCCCGGGCTGCTGAAGACCCCGTCTCCTCTGGGGTCCGTTGTTGACAGCCTCAGAGCCTCCGATGGGCAGCTTCATGCCAAGGCACCAACCAAGCCACCTCGAACACCCTCACTGGTGCTGCGGGAGGCATCTGAATGCCCCCCAACATACTGTGAGCTGGTGCCCCGAGTGCCCAGTGCCCAAGGAACCCCCCTGGGCCACACAGGCCCAGAGACAGAGGCCCCATGGTGGGAAgccagtgaggaggaggaggaagagaacagaAGTTTTGTAAGACCCGAGGCTGAGATCTCTTTCTGGCCCCCTAACAACCCCTTCTGCCTGCTGGGCCCCCAGAATCGGCCCCTGGAACCGAGAGTCCTGAGTACTCTCCGTGACCTATTCCTGGAGCACCATCCTGTGAGCACGGCCCTGCACCTATTATTGGTGGATTGCCAG GCTACAGGCCTCCTAGGAGTGACCAAGGCTCAGCGGTGTGCCATGGGGGTCGCCTCTGGCCTGGAGCTGCTCACACTTCCCCATGGGCATCGCTTGAGGTTGGAACTTCTGGAAAG ACACGAGGCGCTGGCGCTGGCCGGGGCGCTGGCGGTGCTGGGCTGCGCGGGGCCGCTGGAGGAGCGCGCGGCCACCCTGAGGGGCCTGGTGGAGCTGGCCCTGGCGCTGCGGCCAGGGGCGGCCGGGGACCTGCCTGGACTGGCCGCGGTCATGGGGGCCCTGCTCATGCCCCAG GTGTCCCGGCTGGAACGCACGTGGCGCCAGCTCAGAAGGAGCCACACGGAGGCGGCGCTGGCCTTCGAGCAGGAGCTGAAGCCGCTGATGCGGGCACTGGATGAGGGCGCGG GCCCCTGCGAGCCGGGCGAGGTGGCGCTGCCGCACGTGGCACCGGCCGTGCGCCTGCTGGAGGGCGAGGAACTCCCGGGGCCGCTAGACGAGAGCTGCGAGCGGCTGCTGCGCACCCTGCACCGGGCGCGTCAGGTGGCCCGGGATGCGCCCAAGTTCCGTGAGGCAGCAGCCCGGCGCCTACGAG ggCTTCTCTAG
- the TRIP10 gene encoding cdc42-interacting protein 4 isoform X1 yields the protein MDWGTELWDQFEVLERHTQWGLDLLDRYVKFVKERTEVEQAYAKQLRSLVKKYLPKRPSKDDPESKFSQQQSFVQILQEVNDFAGQRELVAENLSVRVCLELAKYSQEMKQERKMHFQEGRRAQQQLESGFKQLENSKRKFERDCREAEKAAQTAERLDQDINATKADVEKAKQQAHLRSHMAEESKNEYAAQLQRFNRDQSHFYFSQMPQIFDKLQDMDERRAAHLGAGYGLLSEAELQVVPIIAKCLEGMKVAADAVDAKNDSQVLIELHKSGFARPGDVEFEDFSQPMNRVPSDSSLGTPSDGRPELRGSGRSRAKRWPFGKRNKPRPPPLSPLGGPLPWALPNGPPSPRSGLDPLAILSEISKSVKPRLASFRSLRGSRGTVVTEDFSHLPPEQQRKRLQQQLEERNRELQKEVDQREALKKMKDVYEKTPQMGDPASLEPRITETLNNIERLKLEVQKYEAWLAEAESRVLSNRGDSLGRHTRPPDPPASVPPDSSSSNNSGSQDPKESSEEPLSEEGQDAPIYTEFDEDFEEESASPIGHCVAIYHFEGSSEGTISMAEGEDLSLMEEDKGDGWTRVRRKQGGEGYVPTSYLRVTLN from the exons ATGGATTGGGGCACCGAGCTGTGG GATCAGTTTGAGGTGCTCGAGCGGCACACGCAGTGGGGGCTGGACCTGTTGGACAGATATGTGAAGTTCGTGAAAGAGCGGACGGAGGTGGAGCAGGCTTACGCAAAGCAGCTGAG GAGCCTGGTGAAGAAATACCTGCCCAAGAGACCCTCCAAAGATGACCCAGAATCCAA GTTCAGCCAGCAGCAGTCCTTCGTGCAAATTCTCCAGGAGGTGAATGACTTTGCGGGCCAGCGGGAGCTGGTGGCCGAGAACCTCAGCGTCCGTGTGTGTCTCGAGCTGGCCAAGTACTCACAGGAGATGAAACAGGAGAGAAAGATG CACTTTCAGGAGGGCCGCCGGGCTCAGCAGCAGCTGGAGAGTGGCTTCAAACAGCTGGAGAAT AGCAAGCGGAAGTTTGAGCGCGACTGCCGGGAGGCTGAAAAGGCAGCCCAGACCGCTGAGCGACTTGATCAGGATATCAATGCCACCAAGGCTGACGTGGAGAAG GCCAAGCAGCAAGCCCACCTGCGAAGTCACATggcagaagaaagcaaaaatgagTACGCAGCCCAGCTGCAGCGCTTCAACCGAGACCAGTCCCACTTCTACTTTTCCCAGATGCCCCAGATATTTGAT aAGCTGCAGGACATGGACGAGCGGCGGGCCGCCCACCTGGGGGCCGGGTATGGGCTCCTGTCAGAGGCCGAGCTGCAGGTGGTGCCCATCATCGCCAAGTGTCTGGAGGGCATGAAGGTGGCTGCGGATGCCGTGGATGCCAAGAAC GATTCCCAGGTCCTAATCGAGCTGCACAAGTCAGGCTTTGCCCGCCCTGGTGACGTGGAATTCGAAGACTTCAGCCAGCCCATGAACCGCGTGCCCTCAGACAGCAGCCTGGGCACCCCCTCCGATGGACGGCCTGAGCTCCGAGGCTCGGGTCGCAGCCGTGCCAAGCGCTGGCCCTTCGGCAAGAGGAACAAG CCacgcccccctcccctctcccccctggGGGGCCCCCTGCCCTGGGCATTGCCTAACGGACCCCCATCCCCCCGCTCCGGCCTCGACCCTTTGGCCATACTGAGTGAGATCAGTAAGTCAGTCAAACCGCGGCTAGCATCCTTCCGCAGCCTTCGAGGCAGCCGTGGG ACAGTGGTGACCGAGGATTTCAGCCACTTGCCCCCAGAACAACAGAGAAAACGGCTTCAGCAGCAGCTGGAAGAACGGAATCGTGAGCTCCAGAAGGAGGTCGACCAGAG AGAAGccctgaagaaaatgaaggatgTGTATGAGAAGACGCCCCAGATGGGGGACCCTGCCAGCTTGGAGCCCCGGATCACGGAAACCCTGAACAACATCGAACGGCTGAAATTAGAAGTGCAGAAGTATGAG GCTTGGCTGGCAGAAGCCGAGAGCCGGGTCCTGAGCAACCGGGGGGACAGCCTGGGCCGCCACACCCGGCCTCCAGACCCCCCAGCCAGTGTGCCCCcagacagcagcagcagcaacaacagtgGGTCACAGGATCCCAAGGAGAG ctctgAGGAGCCCCTGTCCGAGGAGGGCCAGGATGCCCCCATCTACACGGAGTTTGACGAGGATTTTGAGGAGGAGTCGGCATCCCCCATAGGGCACTGTGTGGCCATCTATCACTTCGAAG GGTCCAGCGAGGGCACCATCTCCATGGCCGAGGGTGAAGACCTCAGTCTCATGGAGGAGGACAAAGGCGACGGCTGGACCCGGGTCAGGCGGAAACAGGGAGGTGAGGGCTATGTGCCTACCTCCTACCTCCGCGTCACGCTCAACTGA
- the TRIP10 gene encoding cdc42-interacting protein 4 isoform X2 has protein sequence MDWGTELWDQFEVLERHTQWGLDLLDRYVKFVKERTEVEQAYAKQLRSLVKKYLPKRPSKDDPESKFSQQQSFVQILQEVNDFAGQRELVAENLSVRVCLELAKYSQEMKQERKMHFQEGRRAQQQLESGFKQLENSKRKFERDCREAEKAAQTAERLDQDINATKADVEKAKQQAHLRSHMAEESKNEYAAQLQRFNRDQSHFYFSQMPQIFDKLQDMDERRAAHLGAGYGLLSEAELQVVPIIAKCLEGMKVAADAVDAKNDSQVLIELHKSGFARPGDVEFEDFSQPMNRVPSDSSLGTPSDGRPELRGSGRSRAKRWPFGKRNKTVVTEDFSHLPPEQQRKRLQQQLEERNRELQKEVDQREALKKMKDVYEKTPQMGDPASLEPRITETLNNIERLKLEVQKYEAWLAEAESRVLSNRGDSLGRHTRPPDPPASVPPDSSSSNNSGSQDPKESSEEPLSEEGQDAPIYTEFDEDFEEESASPIGHCVAIYHFEGSSEGTISMAEGEDLSLMEEDKGDGWTRVRRKQGGEGYVPTSYLRVTLN, from the exons ATGGATTGGGGCACCGAGCTGTGG GATCAGTTTGAGGTGCTCGAGCGGCACACGCAGTGGGGGCTGGACCTGTTGGACAGATATGTGAAGTTCGTGAAAGAGCGGACGGAGGTGGAGCAGGCTTACGCAAAGCAGCTGAG GAGCCTGGTGAAGAAATACCTGCCCAAGAGACCCTCCAAAGATGACCCAGAATCCAA GTTCAGCCAGCAGCAGTCCTTCGTGCAAATTCTCCAGGAGGTGAATGACTTTGCGGGCCAGCGGGAGCTGGTGGCCGAGAACCTCAGCGTCCGTGTGTGTCTCGAGCTGGCCAAGTACTCACAGGAGATGAAACAGGAGAGAAAGATG CACTTTCAGGAGGGCCGCCGGGCTCAGCAGCAGCTGGAGAGTGGCTTCAAACAGCTGGAGAAT AGCAAGCGGAAGTTTGAGCGCGACTGCCGGGAGGCTGAAAAGGCAGCCCAGACCGCTGAGCGACTTGATCAGGATATCAATGCCACCAAGGCTGACGTGGAGAAG GCCAAGCAGCAAGCCCACCTGCGAAGTCACATggcagaagaaagcaaaaatgagTACGCAGCCCAGCTGCAGCGCTTCAACCGAGACCAGTCCCACTTCTACTTTTCCCAGATGCCCCAGATATTTGAT aAGCTGCAGGACATGGACGAGCGGCGGGCCGCCCACCTGGGGGCCGGGTATGGGCTCCTGTCAGAGGCCGAGCTGCAGGTGGTGCCCATCATCGCCAAGTGTCTGGAGGGCATGAAGGTGGCTGCGGATGCCGTGGATGCCAAGAAC GATTCCCAGGTCCTAATCGAGCTGCACAAGTCAGGCTTTGCCCGCCCTGGTGACGTGGAATTCGAAGACTTCAGCCAGCCCATGAACCGCGTGCCCTCAGACAGCAGCCTGGGCACCCCCTCCGATGGACGGCCTGAGCTCCGAGGCTCGGGTCGCAGCCGTGCCAAGCGCTGGCCCTTCGGCAAGAGGAACAAG ACAGTGGTGACCGAGGATTTCAGCCACTTGCCCCCAGAACAACAGAGAAAACGGCTTCAGCAGCAGCTGGAAGAACGGAATCGTGAGCTCCAGAAGGAGGTCGACCAGAG AGAAGccctgaagaaaatgaaggatgTGTATGAGAAGACGCCCCAGATGGGGGACCCTGCCAGCTTGGAGCCCCGGATCACGGAAACCCTGAACAACATCGAACGGCTGAAATTAGAAGTGCAGAAGTATGAG GCTTGGCTGGCAGAAGCCGAGAGCCGGGTCCTGAGCAACCGGGGGGACAGCCTGGGCCGCCACACCCGGCCTCCAGACCCCCCAGCCAGTGTGCCCCcagacagcagcagcagcaacaacagtgGGTCACAGGATCCCAAGGAGAG ctctgAGGAGCCCCTGTCCGAGGAGGGCCAGGATGCCCCCATCTACACGGAGTTTGACGAGGATTTTGAGGAGGAGTCGGCATCCCCCATAGGGCACTGTGTGGCCATCTATCACTTCGAAG GGTCCAGCGAGGGCACCATCTCCATGGCCGAGGGTGAAGACCTCAGTCTCATGGAGGAGGACAAAGGCGACGGCTGGACCCGGGTCAGGCGGAAACAGGGAGGTGAGGGCTATGTGCCTACCTCCTACCTCCGCGTCACGCTCAACTGA
- the SH2D3A gene encoding SH2 domain-containing protein 3A isoform X1 yields the protein MQVLQDGEDLASQPWYHGPLSRQKAEALLQQDGDFLVRASGSRAGRPVISCRWQGSALHFEVLHVALRPRPGRPSALFQLEDERFPSLPSLVRSYVIGQRPLSRATGAVASRPVIRHGPIRRSFSEDTLLESPARSELPRARKWSDSQPAGLEHMGRSREDHSEPGASAVPMCALPRMGSDPGLLKTPSPLGSVVDSLRASDGQLHAKAPTKPPRTPSLVLREASECPPTYCELVPRVPSAQGTPLGHTGPETEAPWWEASEEEEEENRSFVRPEAEISFWPPNNPFCLLGPQNRPLEPRVLSTLRDLFLEHHPVSTALHLLLVDCQATGLLGVTKAQRCAMGVASGLELLTLPHGHRLRLELLERHEALALAGALAVLGCAGPLEERAATLRGLVELALALRPGAAGDLPGLAAVMGALLMPQVSRLERTWRQLRRSHTEAALAFEQELKPLMRALDEGAGPCEPGEVALPHVAPAVRLLEGEELPGPLDESCERLLRTLHRARQVARDAPKFREAAARRLRGFRPNPQLREALTTGFVQRLLWGSRGVGAPQDARLEKFQRVLSVLSQRLEPDV from the exons ATGCAGGTGCTACAGGATGGAGAGGACCTTGCCAGCCAGCCCTGGTACCACGGCCCCCTGTCCCGTCAG AAGGCTGAGGCCCTCCTGCAGCAAGACGGGGACTTCTTGGTTCGAGCCTCCGGGTCCCGGGCGGGCCGCCCCGTCATCTCCTGCCGCTGGCAGGGCTCAGCCCTGCACTTCGAGGTGCTCCACGTGGCCCTGCGTCCCCGGCCAGGCCGACCCTCAGCCCTCTTCCAGCTGGAGGATGAACGGTTCCCAAGCCTGCCCTCCCTGGTTCGCAGCTATGTGATCGGGCAGCGTCCACTGTCCCGGGCCACAGGGGCTGTGGCCTCCAGACCTGTGATACGGCACGGACCCATTCGACGCAGTTTTAGTGAGGACACCCTCCTAGAGAGTCCAGCTCGGTCAGAGCTGCCTAG GGCTAGGAAGTGGAGTGACAGTCAGCCCGCAGGTTTGGAGCACATGGGGCGGTCAAGAGAAGACCACTCTGAACCAG GAGCCTCCGCTGTGCCCATGTGCGCCCTCCCTCGGATGGGTAGTGACCCCGGGCTGCTGAAGACCCCGTCTCCTCTGGGGTCCGTTGTTGACAGCCTCAGAGCCTCCGATGGGCAGCTTCATGCCAAGGCACCAACCAAGCCACCTCGAACACCCTCACTGGTGCTGCGGGAGGCATCTGAATGCCCCCCAACATACTGTGAGCTGGTGCCCCGAGTGCCCAGTGCCCAAGGAACCCCCCTGGGCCACACAGGCCCAGAGACAGAGGCCCCATGGTGGGAAgccagtgaggaggaggaggaagagaacagaAGTTTTGTAAGACCCGAGGCTGAGATCTCTTTCTGGCCCCCTAACAACCCCTTCTGCCTGCTGGGCCCCCAGAATCGGCCCCTGGAACCGAGAGTCCTGAGTACTCTCCGTGACCTATTCCTGGAGCACCATCCTGTGAGCACGGCCCTGCACCTATTATTGGTGGATTGCCAG GCTACAGGCCTCCTAGGAGTGACCAAGGCTCAGCGGTGTGCCATGGGGGTCGCCTCTGGCCTGGAGCTGCTCACACTTCCCCATGGGCATCGCTTGAGGTTGGAACTTCTGGAAAG ACACGAGGCGCTGGCGCTGGCCGGGGCGCTGGCGGTGCTGGGCTGCGCGGGGCCGCTGGAGGAGCGCGCGGCCACCCTGAGGGGCCTGGTGGAGCTGGCCCTGGCGCTGCGGCCAGGGGCGGCCGGGGACCTGCCTGGACTGGCCGCGGTCATGGGGGCCCTGCTCATGCCCCAG GTGTCCCGGCTGGAACGCACGTGGCGCCAGCTCAGAAGGAGCCACACGGAGGCGGCGCTGGCCTTCGAGCAGGAGCTGAAGCCGCTGATGCGGGCACTGGATGAGGGCGCGG GCCCCTGCGAGCCGGGCGAGGTGGCGCTGCCGCACGTGGCACCGGCCGTGCGCCTGCTGGAGGGCGAGGAACTCCCGGGGCCGCTAGACGAGAGCTGCGAGCGGCTGCTGCGCACCCTGCACCGGGCGCGTCAGGTGGCCCGGGATGCGCCCAAGTTCCGTGAGGCAGCAGCCCGGCGCCTACGAG gaTTCCGGCCGAACCCGCAGCTGAGGGAGGCCCTGACCACAGGCTTCGTGCAGAGGCTCCTCTGGGGAAGCCGAGGAGTCGGGGCGCCACAAGACGCACGTCTAGAGAAGTTCCAGCGCGTCCTCAGTGTCCTTTCACAGCGCCTGGAGCCGGATGTTTGA